ACTTGTATTTATTTTTATTGGATTGAAGTATGAAACTTATTTATTTTGGTATTTGATTTTAATTTCATACTTTTATATAATTGTATTTCGTATTTTAAAAAAAAAATTTAATTTAATACATAATTGTTAACGGGTACGGGTACGGGTATGGAAACGTAATCCCCAAAGGGTACGGGTACGGGGAATCTCCATTATCTAATTACGGGTACGGGTACGGGTACGGGGATGAAAAATGTAAAAAGGTATGGGTACGGTATTTTGATCCCCGTACCCTACCCTACCCATTGCCATCCCTAGCTCAGGCATGGTTATTGTCCGAAAAGAAAAATAGAAAAAAGGAAATTTAAGCTTAGAGGAGATTTCACATGGACATAATTAATAATCAGATAACGTATATCTTTTATTTATATTTACTGAAAATTATAAAATAATATAATTTATTCACAAATTTTAATTTTATTTACAAACTTACCCACTTGAATTTGTTTTATAATTGGTTCTCATTATAGATGAAGTGTATTAAAAAAAGGGTGTGTTAGTAACACTAGCTTATAATTTATTGTGCATGTATACAAGCAATCAGTACCTACAAAATCTATAGGCATAATAAGTAAATATTGTAGGTATTGATTACATCTATTAATATAGGTGTTTCTAATCCTCTATCAGTTTTATGATTTTCTATTCCTAAGCCTATAACAATTTTTTGATTAGAAATAAAAGATTACAAAGAGAAGTCTATGCTACATCCACCACCACATTAATCTAACCCTCTAACATTGAACTGTTTCAAAACCTAATATCGGTGCAATGTATTCTATTGCCACCAAGAGAAATGGTGAAAAACACTAAAAAGTCATAGTCTTATAAGAATCTCTGTGTTTTGCCGTATTAGGACGGCACCTCGTTACTCCTTATTAGTTTCTTCGGAGATGCTATCTTCTTTCACTTGACATTTTTTACTTCACCAGCACAAATGAAATTGAGAAGTAAGGTTGCTTGCATTATTACTATAGGATTTGCAGACTGATCATGGATATAAATATTTCAGCTTGGGGTCCCTTTCAGATTTTGTAGAGATAATCATACCCATCTGGCTCTACAGCCTCTACTACTACTACTTTGCGCAGTGGGTGCAGACCGGAGGAGTAGCTAGCTGCGTGGTGCTCAGGTAACAGGCTAATCAGAAAGCCTGCTCGCAAGTCCAATCTCGTCTGGCAATATCTTCACTAATAGTGCTTGGGGCTCAGGGTGCCTAATTATGGGAAAATAGGGTTACTAGTAAAAAAAAAAAATTAGTTCACTAAATATTTCTACTTGTTACATCAATCACATCCTAGTCATAATTTATTATTCGGTAAATTACTTGTAATTTTTTGTTTTTCTTTCGTGCGAGCCTGCAAGGGTATTAGATTAACTCAAAATTACCATGCATGTTAAGTGAGGTTAGGGTCATTAGTTTTAGGTGTGTATCAATGAGTAAACTAGCTACCTCCAAAACTAGAATAATCAAGTACCTATTCAGCTATTCTCATTCCTAGTTTTGCATAACCCATCAGAGTCATGTATATAGGAACACTAATCAGCCTAGTCCGAACCACAAAAATAGTTCTTCAACTATGTGCATTTTTTGGGGGAGGTCATATGAGGTTTTCCTGCGAGATACAAATTCTTCGAATGGAAACATTATACCTTACTCAAAGAGGAATGAGTTCCTGTATTAAATCTTCCAATGATTTTTATCAGTATTATTGATATGATAATTATGATCTTTCAAGAATGGCAAAATTGCTATTGAAGTATCATTGTCCTCATTCTCACATAATCGGGCAATGATTTTTTTGGTAGAAATGAATTCATTTCTGTCCTTTCTCTATCTTCCTGAATCCTGAGGCTTGTTTATGAGCTATCCATTTGGTAGCTACAAATTGATGCTTACAAATCTACCAGACTCATTTGTCAAAAAAAAAATAATCTGCCAGACTTTTCCATTTTCATATTTCTTCCTTTTAGAAAATATAGAAACACTGAAACACTGCCACTTTGGCACATACATACACCACAATGGTGGACAAAGTCACAAAACCCATGTTTCCATAGAACCCTAAATCCCCAACTGTGGCACCAGAACCCAAATCGTGTTAGCCAAGTTTGGTTCACTGCGCTTTCCATTCCTTCCATAGAGGAATGATAGTTATGGATGTTTGATGGGATCTCACAATCGACTCAAATTTTCACTCATCCTCCTTTCTAGGATTAAAAAGATCAAGACTTTTTTTTAGCATGAACACTGAATAGAACCCCCTTTAACAATTCAGCTTGGATTTCATAATCTTCAAGCTGACTGTGAAAACTTCTAGCTAAAACCTAAAAATCAAAAATTAAAAGAAAGGGAACGAGGGATTATCTATGAAGAAAGTGATGCTCTTCCATGATGCTCAACTGATCACTTATACACAAGTATTTCAACACAGATAATGAGAAGTGTTCTTAAACAACTGAAGTCCCTATGTCCTAACTAGCTAATTTCTTTTCATCTTAGGCTGTCCGGCGAGTTTGCCGACCGTTATAAGACGGGATTTCTTAACACCGTCGCATGGAGGTACTAAAATCACCGGCAAGCACTCGTTGCTGTGGCACCAAAAATTCTTGTTCTTGAAACTCTTCTTTAAAGCTTCCTTGCCCTACAATGTAACAGCCCAAAAAAGAACACTCAATCTCTGAAATTCCAGAACCCAAATAAATCTTCTTTCGAAAGTGGAACAAAGATAAAAGGTTTACTGTTTACAAACATAATATGATTAACTGACCTGGGTTTTGGCGCAAGCAACCACACAGATCTTCTTGTTTTTCAGTACAGGCCACTCAAATTGGTGGTATCGCTTATAGAATCTGATTGCAGCAACAGAGGAGGTGAAATTCACGAAAGCATATCCCAGGTTGGAAATCCTCTTGTTTACCCAGAACTCCCTAAGAGAAAATTAACAAACAGAATAAATACATAAACGAAATTTTCATTCAATCACCCATAGAAAATAAAAATGAAGCAAGAATAGTACAAGTCTGGAAACCAAGCACTTACTTGAAATCCATAGGCAAGTAGAGAAAATCGAACTCGGACTTCTTAGTGGGTTCACACCGCAACTCAGAGTTCAAGTTCTCATTCAAGCAATGATCTTTCACTATACCCACTAGATCACTCCTCCTGCAGAGTGAATTAGAACAAGGTTTTCAAGTAATCAAAATCAAAGACCTAAAGAAAAGGGCATAACATATAATTACACAAACATAGTGGATCAGAAGTCAAAAGTAAGTAGAACTTTGAGAAATGAACCCGACATGAACTGGGTTTTTTTTTTTTTTTTTGCACTGCAGGCAATTACATAAAAGAAAGAACCAACAAAATGGTACTAAATCATATAGAGAGCAAGATGTTGAGTACCCAAAATGATTTGGGATATTCCTTATCATAAGCGTTGTTGTAGTAGAAGTTATTTGCTCATCAGGACTTGCAGGAAATGGAATCAGCTGAGAAGAACCCTCCTGAGCATTTCTCGTGCTAACGGAGGTAGAAGTTTGCTCCGGTTTCCTTTTTGGCACCCATTTGCGGACGCCAGAAGTTGTAGCTGCCCTGCTCCTCTGTGGCCTAATGCGAGTGTTTCTTCGTGGCGGAGGAAGCAGCTCTCTAGGGTTTAAGGGTGGTGGGTTTGGCGGCTGCTGAAAATAGTAAGGTGGAAAGGGATGATCTGGAAAGACATGATAGAATGGATCACAAACGTAGAGATGAGCCTGAGAATAATGAGGTTGAACTTGCTCATAGTTTTGGTAAACAAAAGGGCTGCTGGGAAAGAAGAATGGTTGGGGGATTAGGTATGGCTCTCTTGGAGGTTGAAGAAACATGGTGTCTTTGTCTCAGAGATTTTTGCAGAGAGAAGAGAGAATCAGAAATGTGGAGTGTGTGTGTGAGGGTTTGGAGTGACAGTGGTGGTGATATAGAAGTGATGGGGGTGTGATCGACGGTGAGGATGGGAGGAGTGCCAAGTTGTTTGTTGCAGAAGGAGAGGTGTTGATGATACACAGCATATTTGTAATGATGATAGATGTCTCTTCATTTAATGCTCTCTGCCTCTCTCTATGTCGTTAGAACACAACAAAAAGCCACCATCTTTTCATGTTGGCTTTCACAGACAAAACCTATATTAACAAAGCATCGCGATAGCGATCGTCCATTTCTGGTCTTTGACACATTTCTTCTTCTTTGTATTTTCAGCTAATACCATATTCGGTTTAGGAGTTTGCTTTGGTTTTGTTTATGGTTGCTTTTCTTCAAGTGTTTATGTGAACTAGGCAAGTAGCGGTTTGAGTGAAATCAGTTTTACTATAATAAGCACAAAGAAACACTTCTAATTATCTTTCTAAACTCTACAATGCACATTACTGATCAATCGGTCTCAAACTCATGCAGCCTACAATTCTACATGATAACTATCTCGATTTGTCACATGAAAGCAAAAATATTAGGGGTTTGGGCATGCTAGTTGTAAGTCTTACTGTTGTTGGGAAAGGGATCTTCTACTTTGCATTAGAGATAGTAGAGAACTTCTATTTCACATGAAATCGAATAAGAACTTCTATTTCGCATTAACGATTAACGTTGATCTAGTTTTTTGTTTGGCTTTATTTTAAAATCTACACCATAGAAGATGTGTTTGTGGTTTTGTTATATGTGTTTTTCTTTTCTTTTGTAGCTTTACATCACTCTATAAACTCATCAGTTATCGATCACTTGATATATAACTTGTCGTTTTTTTCTATCAACAAATTAAAAAACAACACATAACCTATATATCAAAACATATACACATTGTCGTGAGTCAAAAATGTTACAATTTGAAGTTCCATGTATGCTTCCTTTTGCAACATCAATTATTCGCAACTTGACCATTTACTCTGAACCGTGTATGGTTCACATAACTACATATCTACATAAGCAGTAAACTTTGATGTAACTAATATGGCTACTACAAGACATTTCTGATTCATCAATCCAAACTCACTGTGTCCATTATTCCAGATTTCATATCCAAACTGCACTTTGTTGTCGATTTCTCTATTTTAAAGGAACATATCGAACTTTGTTTGTGATCTTGAGAGTGCGATGAGAAGCATAACGGGGTTTACATTTATGCGGCAAAAGCCCAAATTCAAGACCCGCGAAAACGAAACCCAATACCCGACCCGCTTGGATATAACTGCTTTGCATACATCTAAACCTCTCTCCGGCGTCCCCTTCAGTCAAAACCCCCTCCTTTAACAGCCGGACCAACCACCATCCGCCACGCAATCCACCCTCCCTCGTCGCCTGAAGCTTTGATCCTCTCTTTCTGTAAGCTTCATTCTCTTTCTCTCTGATTCTTCCCCTCTTTTTTGGTTAATTTCTGAGTTGGGTAGTGAGTGATAGTGATTCAAAACCCTTGTAGGCTCTCTTGTTTAACTTTCATATGTTATTAGGTGCCTTTAATCTGATTTAAATATTGGGTAGTAGCTGGATTTGTAGTATAAGCTCAGTTGGTCAGTGC
The window above is part of the Fragaria vesca subsp. vesca linkage group LG2, FraVesHawaii_1.0, whole genome shotgun sequence genome. Proteins encoded here:
- the LOC101293267 gene encoding protein MEI2-like 6-like codes for the protein MFLQPPREPYLIPQPFFFPSSPFVYQNYEQVQPHYSQAHLYVCDPFYHVFPDHPFPPYYFQQPPNPPPLNPRELLPPPRRNTRIRPQRSRAATTSGVRKWVPKRKPEQTSTSVSTRNAQEGSSQLIPFPASPDEQITSTTTTLMIRNIPNHFGRSDLVGIVKDHCLNENLNSELRCEPTKKSEFDFLYLPMDFKEFWVNKRISNLGYAFVNFTSSVAAIRFYKRYHQFEWPVLKNKKICVVACAKTQGKEALKKSFKNKNFWCHSNECLPVILVPPCDGVKKSRLITVGKLAGQPKMKRN